One window of Xylocopa sonorina isolate GNS202 chromosome 9, iyXylSono1_principal, whole genome shotgun sequence genomic DNA carries:
- the Keap1 gene encoding kelch like ECH associated protein 1: protein MDEEDCCMRKEAQSSFQSENLETSSSFMNENDGLDGAEKHGDLGDMTFYMTNYIKDAMKMMFIMRSHHMLTDVILEVESELFYAHKVILAAASPYFKAMFTGGLKESEMSRVKLQGVCPTTMARLMYFMYTGQIRVTENTVCPLLSAATMFQVSNVIDACCVFLERQLDPTNAIGIANFAEQHGCQNLYQKANQFIVQHFSQICQEEEFLQLSAIQLISLVRKDELNVQEEREVYNAVLKWVKYNEEARGPKMEHILHAVRCQYLTPNFLREQMKNCDVLKKVPACREYLAQIFKDLTLHKKPVVKERTPNTRRVIYIAGGFLRHSLDILEGYNVDEKTWAQHAKLIVPRSGLGGAFLKGMFYAVGGRNNSPGSRYDSDWVDRYNPVTDQWRACSPMSVSRNRVGVAVMDGLLYAVGGSAGAEYHNSVECYDPEHDTWTNVKPMHIKRLGVGAAVVNRLLYAIGGFDGTKRVNSVECYHPENDEWTMVSPMQCSRSGAGVASLGQYIYVVGGYDGTRQLNSVERYDTERDIWEHVSNVTIARSALSVTVLDGKLYAMGGYDGEHFLNIVEIYDPVKDTWEKGVPMTSGRSGHASAVSYHQCPIHCDHLDHNMSLEKPPS from the exons ATGGATGAAGAAGATTGTTGCATGAGAAAAGAAGCTCAAAGCAGCTTCCAATCAGAAAACCTTGAGACTAGTAGCTCATTTATGAATGAGAATGATGGCTTAGACGGTGCTGAGAAACATGGAGATCTTGGAGACATGACATTTTATATGACTAATTACATAAAGGATGCCATGAAAATGATGTTTATCATGCGCAGTCATCATATGTTAACCGATGTCATATTAGAAGTTGAATCTGAACTGTTCTATGCACACAAAGTCATTTTAGCTGCTGCTAGTCCGTACTTTAAG GCCATGTTCACGGGAGGTTTGAAAGAATCTGAAATGTCCAGGGTAAAACTTCAAGGTGTTTGTCCCACAACTATGGCACGCTTAATGTACTTTATGTATACGGGTCAAATAAGAGTTACAGAGAATACAGTATGTCCACTTTTATCAGCAGCTACCATGTTTCAG GTTAGTAACGTGATAGATGCCTGTTGCGTGTTCTTGGAAAGACAATTAGATCCCACGAATGCTATCGGAATTGCAAATTTTGCAGAACAGCACGGTTGTCAAAATTTGTATCAGAAAGCGAATCAGTTTATTGTTCAACATTTTAGTCAAATATGCCAGGAAGAAGAGTTTCTACAATTATCTGCGATACAATTGATATCGCTAGTAAGAAAGGACGAACTAAACGTGCAGGAAGAAAGGGAAGTGTATAACGCAGTGTTAAAATGGGTTAAGTATAACGAAGAAGCCAGAGGGCCCAAAATGGAGCATATACTGCACGCAGTGAGATGTCAATACCTCACACCTAATTTCCTTAGAGAGCAAATGAAAAATTGCGACGTGCTAAAGAAGGTACCGGCGTGCAGAGAGTATCTGGCGCAAATCTTTAAAGATTTAACGCTTCACAAGAAACCAGTGGTGAAAGAAAGAACACCTAATACTCGAAGGGTGATATACATAGCTGGTGGTTTTTTGAGACATTCTCTGGATATTCTAGAGGGGTATAATGTAGATGAAAAAACTTGGGCTCAGCATGCCAAGCTGATTGTTCCGAGATCAGGATTAGGCGGAGCATTTCTAAAGGGTATGTTTTACGCAGTTGGTGGAAGGAATAATTCGCCGGGTAGCAG ATACGATAGCGACTGGGTTGATAGATACAATCCGGTCACGGATCAATGGAGAGCTTGCAGCCCAATGTCTGTGTCAAGAAATCGAGTAGGAGTAGCTGTGATGGATGGATTATTGTATGCTGTTGGAGGTAGCGCAGGTGCGGAATACCATAACAGCGTCGAGTGTTACGATCCAGAGCATGATACGTGGACCAATGTAAAGCCAATGCATATTAAAAGGTTGGGAGTTGGAGCGGCTGTGGTTAATAG ATTACTTTATGCTATTGGTGGATTCGATGGAACAAAGAGAGTGAactctgtggagtgttatcatccAGAAAATGATGAATGGACAATGGTTTCACCTATGCAATGTAGTCGATCTGGTGCTGGTGTAGCCAGTCTCGGACAGTACATATACGTCGTGGGAGGATACGATGGAACTAGACAGCTAAACTCCGTCGAGAGATACGACACGGAAAGAGACATTTGGGAACATGTTAGTAATGTCACTATTGCTCGCAGTGCGCTCAGTGTCACGGTATTGGATGGAAAATTGTATGCAATGG GTGGATACGATGGCGAACACTTTTTGAATATAGTCGAAATTTATGATCCTGTGAAAGATACATGGGAAAAGGGAGTTCCCATGACTTCCGGAAGATCGGGTCATGCAAGCGCGGTATCCTATCATCAGTGTCCCATCCATTGCGATCATTTGGACCATAACATGTCGTTAGAGAAACCACCATCGTGA
- the LOC143427655 gene encoding uncharacterized protein LOC143427655 isoform X1, with protein sequence MRHIRISRMFEFPWRVLLLLALGTTLCFCSTNSTRSVRAIKGRYRTPYASWRIVLCLTQPQGSLKTDVQKAWEKARLESSHADMNVSFIEAPPKTDSLSYPLSLLNKFCNEIKGGKTVLSIIIGGGSAARFLVTAAASLHIPALWLPFTHEDFLRQGNLGKFESRIGSSTKEVGAAAAALMHRANWHAFTLLIDTTLLPMTHLLHANQTTLTPRTIIHLPTNDKTLRLRLRRVAEEGGSGGVIVMGCDLNSARRILAIAGKYEMLAGRFLWLWLDLKAELRPNEPNIISSHIIHSSRSSIATNEHPTPMESINRNVDLVAESQLTLNSLPSLANDIHRLQEYRWQSDRSVNKQEDRNFNFDDDEEIRILDKELNSKDFMPVGMLALRPSGIKLMGSDTILSRMIRETSQALDETFLEVKPRLNRLGEAQIEENFVPECFPKSNAKFLESKMRHNVSKTLTQKLRNSVNLLSKDKAKFQLLNLQAIRFPGNKTQLRWTKVGTVKGGKEVHLDTIIWPGGGIVPAYLEQGGEKIGMPMYRIVTALAPPFTMVTNLQEGLCLRGLFCRQGNTLMCCYGLSMDLMSLVSRELGFRYDLYLVKDGLFGKRNGSSGTWNGIMGELVSARAQLAFAPLSVSAHRAKVVDFTTPYFFSGVSFLTAPKHKSEISLFAFLLPFSTELWIAVFTSLNFTAIAVALYEWFSPFGLNPWGRQRSKNFSIASALWVMWGLLCGHLVAFKAPKSWPNKFLINIWGGFSVIFVASYTANIAALIAGLFFHPAVSNYHDKSLLLQKVGAPRASAAEYYVQKANIHLWSHMARYSLSNVAEGVEKLRNGSLDILIADTPILDYYRAIDNGCRLQKIGDTINEDTYAVALTKGHPLKESISKIIANYTSTGLLDILQEKWYGGLPCIRGREGMNTGLEHEQGRQPRPLGVASVAGVFCLLGMGVVLGTIILAGEHLFYKYTLPRLRHRPEDSIWRSRNVMFFSQKLYRFINCVELVSPHHAARELVHTVRQGQIASLFQKSVKRKEHEQRRRRKSKAQFFEMIQEIRRVQQEEKIETVPEAQQKEKLSTFKKEEKTVKGRERSRSKSPLMPRSPKRSEKSKSSTNLSSSRLGLSPVSLEAPIKPREFTLSSTNLRARSPLETVGRRLSHGDGGSPPPRLGSHFGGSATLRPLAPTKSDSTGSATPTIKGESTSGGGIPTPRYARSPAKRGQSFPVFATLRPPHSSGYQISKSPLLSPNSELTSAIGRKLSREWGSGTVDISRSSEAVGGGSTYTLNQEMTLSLERPSHEKIQDDVLPIKKPIRRARSHENRDTGKLMADLPSPRLTAQPVVGGRSVSERTKKQLESELKAILSARAHHRDLHPP encoded by the exons ATGAGACACATAAGAATAAGCAGGATGTTCGAATTCCCTTGGAGAGTTCTGTTACTCCTTGCCTTGGGAACCACCCTTTGCTTCTGCTCCACAAATTCTACCAGATCTGTGAGAGCCATCAAAGGACGGTATCGAACACCTTATGCTTCGTGGCGTATAGTGTTATGTCTCACACAACCGCAGGGTTCGCTGAAGACAGATGTACAGAAAGCATGGGAGAAAGCAAGGCTGGAGTCATCTCATGCGGACATGAATGTATCTTTTATAGAGGCACCACCCAAGACAGATTCACTATCCTATCCTCTGTCATTGTTGAATAAATTCTGCAACGAAATCAAAGGTGGGAAAACTGTGCTGAGTATTATCATCGGTGGAGGCTCTGCGGCTAGATTTTTGGTAACAGCTGCAGCTTCGTTGCATATTCCAGCTTTGTGGTTACCATTCACCCACGAAGATTTCCTCCGACAG GGCAATCTTGGCAAATTTGAAAGTCGCATAGGTTCCAGTACAAAGGAAGTGGGCGCAGCTGCTGCAGCCTTAATGCATAGAGCAAATTGGCATGCGTTTACCCTCCTCATCGATACCACCTTGTTACCAATGACCCATCTTTTACACGCTAATCAAACAACCCTAACACCTAGAACTATCATACATTTACCAACGAATGACAAGACCCTACGGTTGAGATTGAGGAGAGTTGCCGAAGAAGGTGGTAGCGGAGGAGTCATAGTGATGGGTTGCGATTTGAACAGTGCACGAAGAATATTGGCGATAGCTGGCAAGTACGAAATGCTTGCAGGGAGGTTTCTGTGGCTTTGGCTGGACCTGAAAGCAGAACTGAGACCTAACGAACCGAACATAATCAGTTCTCATATTATACATAGTTCAAGGTCATCGATAGCAACGAACGAACATCCCACTCCCATGGAAAGTATAAATCGAAACGTGGATCTCGTAGCGGAAAGCCAGTTAACTTTAAATTCTTTGCCCAGTTTGGCCAACGATATACATCGACTGCAGGAATATAGGTGGCAAAGCGACAGATCCGTGAATAAACAAGAGGATAGGAACTTTAATTTCGATGATGACGAGGAAATTAGAATATTGGACAAAGAATTGAATTCCAAGGATTTTATGCCAGTTGGTATGCTAGCGTTGAGGCCGTCTGGCATAAAATTGATGGGCAGTGATACTATATTATCTAGAATGATCAGAGAAACTTCTCAAGCGTTGGACGAAACGTTCCTAGAGGTGAAACCCAGATTGAATCGTTTGGGGGAGGCTCAGATCGAGGAGAATTTCGTACCAGAGTGCTTCCCGAAAAGCAACGCCAAGTTTTTAGAGAGCAAAATGAGGCACAACGTTTCAAAGACTCTAACTCAGAAATTGAGAAATTCCGTGAACCTACTTTCCAAGGACAAGGCCAAATTTCAATTGCTAAATTTGCAAGCCATAAGATTCCCGGGAAACAAGACACAATTAAG ATGGACCAAAGTAGGTACCGTGAAAGGTGGTAAAGAAGTTCATCTGGACACTATAATTTGGCCTGGAGGTGGAATTGTACCAGCCTACCTCGAACAAGGAGGCGAAAAGATTGGAATGCCAATGTATCGCATAGTGACAGCACTGGCACCGCCATTCACAATGGTAACGAATCTGCAAGAGGGTCTTTGCTTACGAGGATTGTTCTGTCGCCAAGGGAACACCCTGATGTGCTGCTACGGTTTAAGCATGGACCTGATGTCACTGGTGTCTCGTGAACTGGGATTCCGATACGACTTGTATCTAGTAAAAGATGGCCTGTTCGGAAAAAGAAACGGCAGTAGCGGCACTTGGAACGGAATTATGGGAGAGTTGGTCTCTGCTCGGGCTCAATTGGCCTTTGCTCCTCTCAGTGTCTCCGCTCATAGAGCGAAAGTCGTAGACTTCACCACGCCGTATTTCTTCAGTGGAGTGAGTTTTCTCACCGCTCCGAAGCACAAGTCGGAGATATCACTGTTCGCATTTCTTTTACCGTTCAGCACGGAACTGTGGATCGCAGTTTTCACGTCGTTAAACTTCACTGCCATAGCAGTGGCACTATACGAGTGGTTCAGTCCGTTCGGTTTAAACCCTTGGGGTAGACAACGAAGTAAGAACTTTTCGATAGCCTCCGCTCTTTGGGTGATGTGGGGTCTTCTCTGTGGACATCTGGTTGCCTTCAAAGCTCCAAAGTCGTGGCCTAACAAATTTTTAATCAACATTTGGGGAGGTTTCTCCGTTATCTTTGTGGCCTCGTACACAGCCAACATAGCTGCCCTCATTGCAGGCCTCTTTTTCCATCCTGCAGTGAGCAATTATCACGATAAAAGT TTATTATTGCAAAAAGTTGGCGCACCGAGAGCATCCGCGGCAGAATACTACGTACAAAAAGCGAACATACATCTCTGGTCTCACATGGCTAGGTATTCCTTGTCAAATGTTGCCGAAGGCGTGGAGAAGTTGAGAAACGGTAGTTTAGACATACTCATAGCAGATACGCCTATTTTGGATTATTACCGGGCGATAGACAATGGCTGCCGATTGCAAAAAATCGGAGATACTATAAACGAAGACACTTACGCTGTTGCCCTCACTAAGGGGCATCCTCTAAAAGAAAGTATATCAAAAATCATAGCCAACTACACGAGCACTGGACTGTTGGATATTTTACAAGAAAAATG GTACGGTGGTTTGCCTTGTATTCGAGGTAGAGAAGGAATGAATACTGGACTTGAACACGAACAAGGAAGGCAGCCCAGACCTCTGGGTGTAGCCTCTGTAGCCGGTGTATTCTGTCTCCTAGGAATGGGTGTCGTGCTCGGCACGATCATTTTGGCTGGAgaacatttattttataaatacacCTTGCCCAGATTAAGACACAGGCCGGAAGACTCTATATGGCGCAGTCGTAACGTGATGTTCTTCTCGCAGAAATTGTACAGATTCATAAATTGCGTAGAACTAGTATCCCCGCACCACGCTGCCAGGGAATTAGTTCACACTGTACGACAGGGGCAAATAGCCTCGTTATTTCAAAAAAGTGTCAAGCGA AAGGAACACGAACAACGTCGAAGACGCAAGAGTAAGGCTCAATTTTTCGAGATGATCCAGGAGATACGAAG AGTCCAGCAAGAAGAAAAAATAGAGACCGTGCCAGAGGCGCAGCAGAAGGAAAAGTTATCCACTttcaaaaaagaagaaaaaacagtgAAAGGTAGAGAACGAAGCAGAAGCAAGAGTCCACTGATGCCTCGAAGTCCGAAGAGATCGGAGAAAAGCAAAAGTTCCACCAATCTATCCAGCTCCAGGCTGGGATTATCACCCGTTAGCTTGGAGGCTCCCATAAAACCTAGAGAGTTTACTTTAAGCAGTACTAATCTCCGCGCGAGAAGTCCCCTGGAGACAGTAGGTCGTCGTCTAAGTCACGGAGACGGTGGATCCCCACCTCCGCGATTAGGCTCTCACTTTGGCGGCAGTGCAACGCTACGACCGTTAGCTCCCACGAAAAGCGACTCCACTGGAAGTGCAACGCCCACTATTAAAGGTGAATCCACTAGTGGAGGTGGTATACCTACACCCAGATATGCCAGAAGTCCTGCGAAACGAGGACAATCATTCCCAGTGTTCGCTACTTTGAGGCCACCGCATTCCTCCGGCTATCAGATATCCAAGAGTCCCCTGCTGTCCCCGAACAGCGAGCTAACTTCCGCCATTGGGCGAAAATTGTCTCGTGAATGGGGTTCAGGGACCGTAGACATCAGCCGGTCCTCCGAAGCAGTCGGAGGAGGTTCCACTTACACGCTGAACCAGGAAATGACACTATCCCTGGAACGGCCGTCGCACGAGAAGATTCAGGACGACGTGTTACCCATCAAGAAGCCTATAAGAAGAGCTAGGAGTCACGAGAACAGAGATACCGGCAAGCTGATGGCCGATCTGCCGTCACCGAGATTAACAGCTCAACCGGTAGTTGGAGGCCGATCGGTAAGCGAAAGAACGAAAAAGCAATTAGAGTCTGAGTTGAAAGCGATTTTAAGTGCCAGAGCCCACCATCGGGACCTGCATCCCCCTTGA
- the LOC143427655 gene encoding uncharacterized protein LOC143427655 isoform X2 → MRHIRISRMFEFPWRVLLLLALGTTLCFCSTNSTRSVRAIKGRYRTPYASWRIVLCLTQPQGSLKTDVQKAWEKARLESSHADMNVSFIEAPPKTDSLSYPLSLLNKFCNEIKGGKTVLSIIIGGGSAARFLVTAAASLHIPALWLPFTHEDFLRQGNLGKFESRIGSSTKEVGAAAAALMHRANWHAFTLLIDTTLLPMTHLLHANQTTLTPRTIIHLPTNDKTLRLRLRRVAEEGGSGGVIVMGCDLNSARRILAIAGKYEMLAGRFLWLWLDLKAELRPNEPNIISSHIIHSSRSSIATNEHPTPMESINRNVDLVAESQLTLNSLPSLANDIHRLQEYRWQSDRSVNKQEDRNFNFDDDEEIRILDKELNSKDFMPVGMLALRPSGIKLMGSDTILSRMIRETSQALDETFLEVKPRLNRLGEAQIEENFVPECFPKSNAKFLESKMRHNVSKTLTQKLRNSVNLLSKDKAKFQLLNLQAIRFPGNKTQLRWTKVGTVKGGKEVHLDTIIWPGGGIVPAYLEQGGEKIGMPMYRIVTALAPPFTMVTNLQEGLCLRGLFCRQGNTLMCCYGLSMDLMSLVSRELGFRYDLYLVKDGLFGKRNGSSGTWNGIMGELVSARAQLAFAPLSVSAHRAKVVDFTTPYFFSGVSFLTAPKHKSEISLFAFLLPFSTELWIAVFTSLNFTAIAVALYEWFSPFGLNPWGRQRSKNFSIASALWVMWGLLCGHLVAFKAPKSWPNKFLINIWGGFSVIFVASYTANIAALIAGLFFHPAVSNYHDKSLLLQKVGAPRASAAEYYVQKANIHLWSHMARYSLSNVAEGVEKLRNGSLDILIADTPILDYYRAIDNGCRLQKIGDTINEDTYAVALTKGHPLKESISKIIANYTSTGLLDILQEKWYGGLPCIRGREGMNTGLEHEQGRQPRPLGVASVAGVFCLLGMGVVLGTIILAGEHLFYKYTLPRLRHRPEDSIWRSRNVMFFSQKLYRFINCVELVSPHHAARELVHTVRQGQIASLFQKSVKREHEQRRRRKSKAQFFEMIQEIRRVQQEEKIETVPEAQQKEKLSTFKKEEKTVKGRERSRSKSPLMPRSPKRSEKSKSSTNLSSSRLGLSPVSLEAPIKPREFTLSSTNLRARSPLETVGRRLSHGDGGSPPPRLGSHFGGSATLRPLAPTKSDSTGSATPTIKGESTSGGGIPTPRYARSPAKRGQSFPVFATLRPPHSSGYQISKSPLLSPNSELTSAIGRKLSREWGSGTVDISRSSEAVGGGSTYTLNQEMTLSLERPSHEKIQDDVLPIKKPIRRARSHENRDTGKLMADLPSPRLTAQPVVGGRSVSERTKKQLESELKAILSARAHHRDLHPP, encoded by the exons ATGAGACACATAAGAATAAGCAGGATGTTCGAATTCCCTTGGAGAGTTCTGTTACTCCTTGCCTTGGGAACCACCCTTTGCTTCTGCTCCACAAATTCTACCAGATCTGTGAGAGCCATCAAAGGACGGTATCGAACACCTTATGCTTCGTGGCGTATAGTGTTATGTCTCACACAACCGCAGGGTTCGCTGAAGACAGATGTACAGAAAGCATGGGAGAAAGCAAGGCTGGAGTCATCTCATGCGGACATGAATGTATCTTTTATAGAGGCACCACCCAAGACAGATTCACTATCCTATCCTCTGTCATTGTTGAATAAATTCTGCAACGAAATCAAAGGTGGGAAAACTGTGCTGAGTATTATCATCGGTGGAGGCTCTGCGGCTAGATTTTTGGTAACAGCTGCAGCTTCGTTGCATATTCCAGCTTTGTGGTTACCATTCACCCACGAAGATTTCCTCCGACAG GGCAATCTTGGCAAATTTGAAAGTCGCATAGGTTCCAGTACAAAGGAAGTGGGCGCAGCTGCTGCAGCCTTAATGCATAGAGCAAATTGGCATGCGTTTACCCTCCTCATCGATACCACCTTGTTACCAATGACCCATCTTTTACACGCTAATCAAACAACCCTAACACCTAGAACTATCATACATTTACCAACGAATGACAAGACCCTACGGTTGAGATTGAGGAGAGTTGCCGAAGAAGGTGGTAGCGGAGGAGTCATAGTGATGGGTTGCGATTTGAACAGTGCACGAAGAATATTGGCGATAGCTGGCAAGTACGAAATGCTTGCAGGGAGGTTTCTGTGGCTTTGGCTGGACCTGAAAGCAGAACTGAGACCTAACGAACCGAACATAATCAGTTCTCATATTATACATAGTTCAAGGTCATCGATAGCAACGAACGAACATCCCACTCCCATGGAAAGTATAAATCGAAACGTGGATCTCGTAGCGGAAAGCCAGTTAACTTTAAATTCTTTGCCCAGTTTGGCCAACGATATACATCGACTGCAGGAATATAGGTGGCAAAGCGACAGATCCGTGAATAAACAAGAGGATAGGAACTTTAATTTCGATGATGACGAGGAAATTAGAATATTGGACAAAGAATTGAATTCCAAGGATTTTATGCCAGTTGGTATGCTAGCGTTGAGGCCGTCTGGCATAAAATTGATGGGCAGTGATACTATATTATCTAGAATGATCAGAGAAACTTCTCAAGCGTTGGACGAAACGTTCCTAGAGGTGAAACCCAGATTGAATCGTTTGGGGGAGGCTCAGATCGAGGAGAATTTCGTACCAGAGTGCTTCCCGAAAAGCAACGCCAAGTTTTTAGAGAGCAAAATGAGGCACAACGTTTCAAAGACTCTAACTCAGAAATTGAGAAATTCCGTGAACCTACTTTCCAAGGACAAGGCCAAATTTCAATTGCTAAATTTGCAAGCCATAAGATTCCCGGGAAACAAGACACAATTAAG ATGGACCAAAGTAGGTACCGTGAAAGGTGGTAAAGAAGTTCATCTGGACACTATAATTTGGCCTGGAGGTGGAATTGTACCAGCCTACCTCGAACAAGGAGGCGAAAAGATTGGAATGCCAATGTATCGCATAGTGACAGCACTGGCACCGCCATTCACAATGGTAACGAATCTGCAAGAGGGTCTTTGCTTACGAGGATTGTTCTGTCGCCAAGGGAACACCCTGATGTGCTGCTACGGTTTAAGCATGGACCTGATGTCACTGGTGTCTCGTGAACTGGGATTCCGATACGACTTGTATCTAGTAAAAGATGGCCTGTTCGGAAAAAGAAACGGCAGTAGCGGCACTTGGAACGGAATTATGGGAGAGTTGGTCTCTGCTCGGGCTCAATTGGCCTTTGCTCCTCTCAGTGTCTCCGCTCATAGAGCGAAAGTCGTAGACTTCACCACGCCGTATTTCTTCAGTGGAGTGAGTTTTCTCACCGCTCCGAAGCACAAGTCGGAGATATCACTGTTCGCATTTCTTTTACCGTTCAGCACGGAACTGTGGATCGCAGTTTTCACGTCGTTAAACTTCACTGCCATAGCAGTGGCACTATACGAGTGGTTCAGTCCGTTCGGTTTAAACCCTTGGGGTAGACAACGAAGTAAGAACTTTTCGATAGCCTCCGCTCTTTGGGTGATGTGGGGTCTTCTCTGTGGACATCTGGTTGCCTTCAAAGCTCCAAAGTCGTGGCCTAACAAATTTTTAATCAACATTTGGGGAGGTTTCTCCGTTATCTTTGTGGCCTCGTACACAGCCAACATAGCTGCCCTCATTGCAGGCCTCTTTTTCCATCCTGCAGTGAGCAATTATCACGATAAAAGT TTATTATTGCAAAAAGTTGGCGCACCGAGAGCATCCGCGGCAGAATACTACGTACAAAAAGCGAACATACATCTCTGGTCTCACATGGCTAGGTATTCCTTGTCAAATGTTGCCGAAGGCGTGGAGAAGTTGAGAAACGGTAGTTTAGACATACTCATAGCAGATACGCCTATTTTGGATTATTACCGGGCGATAGACAATGGCTGCCGATTGCAAAAAATCGGAGATACTATAAACGAAGACACTTACGCTGTTGCCCTCACTAAGGGGCATCCTCTAAAAGAAAGTATATCAAAAATCATAGCCAACTACACGAGCACTGGACTGTTGGATATTTTACAAGAAAAATG GTACGGTGGTTTGCCTTGTATTCGAGGTAGAGAAGGAATGAATACTGGACTTGAACACGAACAAGGAAGGCAGCCCAGACCTCTGGGTGTAGCCTCTGTAGCCGGTGTATTCTGTCTCCTAGGAATGGGTGTCGTGCTCGGCACGATCATTTTGGCTGGAgaacatttattttataaatacacCTTGCCCAGATTAAGACACAGGCCGGAAGACTCTATATGGCGCAGTCGTAACGTGATGTTCTTCTCGCAGAAATTGTACAGATTCATAAATTGCGTAGAACTAGTATCCCCGCACCACGCTGCCAGGGAATTAGTTCACACTGTACGACAGGGGCAAATAGCCTCGTTATTTCAAAAAAGTGTCAAGCGA GAACACGAACAACGTCGAAGACGCAAGAGTAAGGCTCAATTTTTCGAGATGATCCAGGAGATACGAAG AGTCCAGCAAGAAGAAAAAATAGAGACCGTGCCAGAGGCGCAGCAGAAGGAAAAGTTATCCACTttcaaaaaagaagaaaaaacagtgAAAGGTAGAGAACGAAGCAGAAGCAAGAGTCCACTGATGCCTCGAAGTCCGAAGAGATCGGAGAAAAGCAAAAGTTCCACCAATCTATCCAGCTCCAGGCTGGGATTATCACCCGTTAGCTTGGAGGCTCCCATAAAACCTAGAGAGTTTACTTTAAGCAGTACTAATCTCCGCGCGAGAAGTCCCCTGGAGACAGTAGGTCGTCGTCTAAGTCACGGAGACGGTGGATCCCCACCTCCGCGATTAGGCTCTCACTTTGGCGGCAGTGCAACGCTACGACCGTTAGCTCCCACGAAAAGCGACTCCACTGGAAGTGCAACGCCCACTATTAAAGGTGAATCCACTAGTGGAGGTGGTATACCTACACCCAGATATGCCAGAAGTCCTGCGAAACGAGGACAATCATTCCCAGTGTTCGCTACTTTGAGGCCACCGCATTCCTCCGGCTATCAGATATCCAAGAGTCCCCTGCTGTCCCCGAACAGCGAGCTAACTTCCGCCATTGGGCGAAAATTGTCTCGTGAATGGGGTTCAGGGACCGTAGACATCAGCCGGTCCTCCGAAGCAGTCGGAGGAGGTTCCACTTACACGCTGAACCAGGAAATGACACTATCCCTGGAACGGCCGTCGCACGAGAAGATTCAGGACGACGTGTTACCCATCAAGAAGCCTATAAGAAGAGCTAGGAGTCACGAGAACAGAGATACCGGCAAGCTGATGGCCGATCTGCCGTCACCGAGATTAACAGCTCAACCGGTAGTTGGAGGCCGATCGGTAAGCGAAAGAACGAAAAAGCAATTAGAGTCTGAGTTGAAAGCGATTTTAAGTGCCAGAGCCCACCATCGGGACCTGCATCCCCCTTGA